From Segatella copri, the proteins below share one genomic window:
- a CDS encoding metallophosphatase domain-containing protein: protein MKILHISDTHSQHRQLQDLPAADVIVHSGDFTMVGTEAEVIDFMEWFCALPYKHKVFIAGNHDDCLFGADINGLPENCHYLYGNGVTIEGIKFFGIPMFVEDDISGNYTKMLENIPSNTDVLITHQPPYLIMDESAGLHYGSRTLLDAVKRIKPEAHLFGHIHNAYGMSECSTVLFSNASIVTENYEFCNQPNMINL, encoded by the coding sequence ATGAAGATACTTCACATTTCCGACACTCACAGCCAGCATCGTCAGCTGCAGGATCTTCCTGCAGCTGACGTGATAGTTCATTCCGGTGACTTCACGATGGTAGGAACTGAAGCCGAAGTTATCGACTTTATGGAATGGTTCTGTGCCTTGCCATACAAACACAAAGTTTTCATAGCAGGAAACCATGACGACTGTCTTTTCGGAGCCGATATCAATGGTCTGCCCGAAAACTGCCATTATCTTTATGGTAACGGTGTAACGATAGAAGGCATAAAGTTCTTCGGCATCCCGATGTTCGTGGAAGATGATATAAGTGGTAACTATACTAAAATGTTGGAGAACATTCCTTCCAATACCGACGTGCTTATCACTCATCAGCCACCCTATCTCATTATGGATGAAAGTGCAGGTTTACATTATGGCAGCAGAACATTGCTAGATGCAGTTAAACGCATCAAGCCGGAGGCTCATCTCTTCGGGCACATTCATAATGCCTATGGGATGAGCGAATGCAGCACTGTGTTGTTTTCCAATGCCTCGATTGTTACTGAGAATTATGAGTTTTGTAATCAACCAAATATGATCAATTTATGA
- a CDS encoding helix-turn-helix domain-containing protein → MKELFFNTIQEFNDFIGVKTLHPLVSIARVENTSPIQEAVHHYGLYALFLKENKGCKLSYGRTEYDFDEMTVTSFAPGQSIKVEPIPGVPFAKYTVLAFHPELLNRTQLGKNISRYEFFDYTSNEALHLSAAEVNIFRDVLSMIGQELEHPIDRHSRELIVSNIELLLNYCLRFYDRQFITREEINHSVVRKFISLLDEYIARKAEHEGLPTVAYFADKCCYSPKYFGELVKTETGRTAKSLINDRLLSAARQLLVDETLTITQVSQRLGFEYSQHFVRFFKAQTGKTPSEYRKTA, encoded by the coding sequence ATGAAGGAATTATTCTTTAATACAATACAGGAGTTCAATGACTTCATAGGGGTGAAAACACTTCATCCTCTGGTAAGCATTGCACGTGTAGAGAACACCTCTCCTATTCAGGAGGCTGTGCATCACTACGGACTTTACGCCCTCTTCCTGAAGGAAAACAAGGGCTGCAAATTGTCATACGGCAGAACAGAATATGACTTTGACGAAATGACTGTAACCTCGTTTGCTCCAGGTCAGTCGATTAAGGTTGAACCCATTCCAGGAGTACCGTTTGCCAAATATACGGTATTGGCTTTCCATCCCGAGTTGCTCAACCGCACCCAGCTTGGCAAGAACATCTCCCGCTATGAGTTCTTCGACTATACAAGCAACGAAGCACTACATCTATCCGCTGCCGAGGTTAATATCTTCCGTGACGTGCTTTCAATGATTGGCCAGGAACTCGAGCATCCTATAGATAGGCATTCGCGTGAACTCATCGTTTCTAACATCGAGTTGCTGCTGAACTATTGTCTGCGCTTCTATGATCGCCAGTTTATCACACGCGAGGAAATAAACCATTCGGTGGTTAGGAAATTCATTTCTCTGCTCGATGAATACATTGCCCGGAAAGCGGAGCATGAAGGGCTGCCTACCGTAGCCTACTTTGCCGACAAATGCTGCTATTCGCCTAAATATTTCGGTGAATTAGTCAAGACAGAGACTGGCAGAACCGCAAAGAGTCTGATCAACGACCGACTGCTTTCTGCAGCCCGCCAACTACTTGTAGATGAAACCTTAACCATTACGCAAGTCAGCCAGCGCCTCGGCTTTGAATATTCTCAGCACTTCGTCCGCTTTTTCAAGGCACAGACGGGAAAGACTCCAAGCGAGTACCGCAAGACTGCTTAA
- a CDS encoding ribonuclease H: MTQDTSTYYVWIGGSCDYGHKERAGGAAVVIEHNGNIISRDVISDLHTTEFRMMLTLMVKVMQEIPEGSDILFLTNAAYIQNFDKTPTSKSANPDLIVQCIEEKKRHNFVGVKIVQYHKSPLLIETHDRATEAMAKTRKEFHQKNK; the protein is encoded by the coding sequence ATGACACAAGATACATCTACATATTACGTTTGGATAGGTGGCTCATGTGATTATGGTCATAAAGAGCGAGCTGGTGGTGCTGCCGTTGTGATTGAGCATAACGGCAACATCATCAGCCGTGATGTAATCAGCGACTTGCACACCACGGAGTTCCGCATGATGCTAACCCTCATGGTGAAGGTAATGCAGGAAATACCGGAAGGTTCCGACATTCTCTTCCTGACCAATGCCGCCTATATTCAGAACTTTGACAAGACTCCAACCTCAAAGTCTGCCAATCCAGACTTGATTGTTCAATGCATCGAGGAAAAGAAAAGGCACAACTTTGTCGGAGTCAAGATTGTGCAATATCACAAGAGTCCATTGCTGATAGAGACCCACGATAGGGCTACGGAAGCAATGGCTAAGACAAGGAAGGAGTTTCATCAGAAAAACAAATAA
- a CDS encoding GNAT family N-acetyltransferase: METERILLRYWQESDAEALFKYASDPDVGPRAGWPAHKSVEESREIIRTFFHNETTWAIVLKETGEAIGCIGYYTHENSNIPIGENDCEVGYWVGKPYWNKGICTEALKLMLDYCIHEKQFKNIWADHFTGNPASGRVMEKCGFVDTGMLNKCSQLVGGDRDMVKVFKYKEWNKSPIMVKSSENQV; encoded by the coding sequence ATGGAAACAGAAAGAATTTTACTTCGCTATTGGCAGGAATCAGATGCAGAGGCACTCTTCAAGTACGCCTCCGACCCTGACGTAGGACCACGTGCTGGATGGCCGGCGCATAAGTCTGTAGAAGAAAGTCGGGAGATAATCCGGACTTTCTTCCATAATGAAACGACTTGGGCGATTGTGTTGAAAGAAACTGGCGAGGCAATCGGCTGCATCGGCTACTACACCCATGAAAACAGCAACATCCCTATCGGAGAAAACGACTGCGAGGTGGGCTACTGGGTAGGAAAGCCTTATTGGAACAAGGGAATCTGCACCGAAGCCTTGAAGCTGATGCTCGACTACTGCATCCACGAGAAGCAGTTCAAAAACATCTGGGCAGACCACTTCACCGGAAATCCTGCATCAGGAAGAGTCATGGAGAAATGCGGTTTCGTCGATACTGGTATGTTGAATAAATGTAGCCAGCTTGTGGGTGGCGACAGGGATATGGTTAAAGTGTTTAAGTACAAAGAATGGAATAAATCTCCGATAATGGTAAAATCTTCCGAAAACCAGGTATAA
- a CDS encoding S41 family peptidase: MKKLIFSVALLSAALSASAEDHPLWMRYPAISPDGTTIAFAYKGDLYSVSVNGGEARQLTTHAAFDSHPVWSPDSKKIAFQSNREGSLDIFVIDAKGGAPTRLTTNSGSETPIAFADNDHVLYSASLQPTAQSIIFGDNTFPQVYKVSTKGGRPELFSTLTMEDISIAKNGDILYHDKKGYEDPWRKHQKSPIARDIWLKSNGKFAKQTTFAGEDRTPVWTSDEKSFFYLSEQDGTFNIYRRSLNSSSDKQITHHKGNPVRFLTASSTDLLCYGYDGEIYTVKEGGEPQKVNISITTDNDAPSLVRQIKSWGATEISVSPDAKEVAFVMHGDVYVTSVEYTTTKRITDTPQQERDLSFSPDGRALVYAAERNGVWQIYQSKIKNEKEKNFTYATDIEEEQLVKTGITSQYPQYSPDGKEVAFFEDRAALRIVNLKSKKIRTVLDGKYVYSYSDGDIAFEWSPDSKWLLSTYIGNGGWNNQDIALVKADGKEVHNLTNSGYSDSNGKWVLDGKAMLFQSDRAGYRSHGSWGAEDDAYIMFFDLDAYNRFNMSKEEIELADANKDEKEKKEDEKKEEAKKKADEKQKKTGKIEVEKVKPLELDIENCRDRIVRLTANSSHMGDAVLSKDGDKLYYQAAFEDDYDLWQHDLKDGSTKLVMKGVGQGNLQTDKDVKNLFICNGSSIKKVDLSGFSTKNISFEANFNYKPAEERQYLFDHVWRQVKDKFYDPKIHGVDWEGYRKTYEKFLPYINNNFDFQEMLSEMLGELNASHTGARYYASNSALTTANLGVFFDPQYQGDGLKIQEIIKRGPFDVKNTGVTAGCIIESIDGEEIKAGMDYFPLLDGKVGKNVRLGIRNAKGKKLEVTVKAISQGNLNNLLYKRWVDRNRAFVDSISGGRIAYVHVKAMNSESFRTVYSELLSDKNRNRDAVIVDERHNGGGWLHDDLCTLLNGKQYQEFVPHGKVVGRDPFNKWVKPSCVMICENDYSNGHGFPWVYKELGIGKLIGAPVAGTMTAVWWETLMDNTLVFGIPQVGCRDMRGVFGENTQLNPDIEVYNSPEDFINGHDTQLERAVKEMMKK; the protein is encoded by the coding sequence ATGAAAAAGTTAATCTTTTCAGTAGCCCTGCTCTCGGCAGCACTCTCTGCCAGCGCAGAAGATCATCCGCTCTGGATGCGCTACCCAGCCATCTCACCCGATGGCACAACCATCGCCTTCGCTTATAAAGGCGATCTCTACAGTGTTTCTGTCAACGGCGGTGAAGCACGACAGCTCACAACCCATGCAGCCTTCGATTCGCACCCTGTATGGAGCCCTGACAGCAAAAAAATTGCCTTCCAGTCTAACCGCGAAGGAAGTCTCGACATCTTCGTAATCGATGCAAAAGGCGGTGCTCCTACCCGACTCACTACCAACAGCGGCAGCGAAACACCTATCGCCTTTGCAGACAACGACCATGTGCTCTACTCAGCCAGTCTGCAGCCTACAGCCCAGAGCATCATCTTCGGCGACAACACATTCCCACAAGTATATAAGGTAAGCACCAAGGGCGGAAGACCGGAACTCTTCTCTACCCTCACCATGGAGGATATCAGCATCGCCAAGAACGGCGACATTCTCTACCACGACAAAAAGGGATACGAAGACCCTTGGCGCAAACACCAGAAATCACCTATCGCTCGCGACATCTGGCTGAAGAGCAACGGAAAGTTTGCCAAGCAGACTACCTTTGCCGGCGAAGACCGCACGCCAGTATGGACATCAGACGAGAAATCATTCTTCTATCTGAGCGAGCAGGACGGCACATTCAATATCTACCGCCGCAGCCTCAACAGTTCAAGCGACAAGCAGATTACCCACCACAAAGGCAATCCGGTAAGATTCCTCACTGCATCCAGCACCGACCTGCTCTGCTACGGATATGATGGCGAAATCTACACCGTGAAAGAAGGTGGAGAGCCTCAGAAGGTGAACATCTCCATTACAACAGATAATGACGCTCCAAGCCTCGTACGTCAGATTAAAAGCTGGGGAGCTACAGAGATTTCCGTTTCGCCAGACGCCAAGGAAGTGGCTTTCGTGATGCATGGCGACGTATACGTAACTTCTGTAGAATACACCACTACCAAGCGCATTACCGACACACCGCAGCAGGAGCGCGACCTGAGTTTCTCGCCAGACGGCAGAGCCCTGGTCTATGCAGCCGAGCGCAACGGCGTATGGCAGATTTACCAGTCTAAGATCAAGAACGAGAAAGAGAAGAACTTCACCTACGCTACCGATATCGAGGAAGAGCAGCTGGTGAAAACAGGCATTACATCGCAGTATCCGCAATACTCTCCTGACGGCAAGGAAGTGGCTTTCTTCGAAGACCGCGCTGCACTTCGCATCGTCAATCTGAAATCAAAGAAAATCCGCACTGTGCTCGACGGGAAATACGTCTACTCTTACAGCGATGGAGACATCGCTTTCGAATGGTCACCAGACAGCAAATGGCTCCTTTCAACCTATATCGGCAACGGCGGCTGGAACAACCAGGATATTGCGCTGGTAAAGGCTGACGGCAAGGAGGTTCACAACCTGACCAATTCCGGCTACAGCGACAGCAACGGCAAATGGGTGCTCGACGGCAAGGCAATGCTCTTCCAGAGCGACAGAGCCGGCTACCGCAGTCATGGAAGCTGGGGAGCTGAAGACGACGCCTACATCATGTTCTTCGACCTGGACGCCTACAACCGCTTCAACATGAGCAAGGAAGAAATAGAACTGGCTGACGCCAACAAGGACGAAAAGGAAAAGAAGGAAGACGAGAAGAAGGAAGAGGCTAAAAAGAAGGCTGACGAAAAGCAGAAGAAGACCGGAAAGATAGAGGTGGAAAAAGTGAAGCCACTGGAGCTGGACATCGAAAACTGCCGCGACAGAATCGTACGCCTCACCGCAAACTCTTCGCACATGGGCGATGCTGTGCTCTCTAAAGACGGCGACAAGCTCTACTACCAGGCAGCCTTCGAGGATGATTACGACCTCTGGCAGCACGACCTGAAGGACGGCTCTACCAAGCTCGTGATGAAGGGCGTAGGCCAGGGCAACTTGCAGACTGACAAGGATGTGAAGAACCTCTTCATCTGCAACGGAAGCAGCATCAAGAAGGTGGATCTGAGCGGATTCAGCACCAAGAACATCAGCTTTGAGGCTAACTTCAACTATAAGCCAGCCGAGGAGCGCCAGTATCTCTTCGACCACGTATGGCGACAGGTGAAAGACAAGTTCTACGACCCTAAGATTCATGGTGTTGACTGGGAAGGTTACCGCAAGACCTATGAGAAGTTCCTGCCTTACATCAACAACAATTTCGACTTCCAGGAGATGTTGAGCGAAATGCTTGGCGAGCTGAACGCTTCGCATACAGGAGCCCGCTACTACGCTTCGAACAGCGCGCTTACCACCGCCAATCTGGGAGTATTCTTCGACCCTCAGTACCAGGGCGACGGCCTGAAGATTCAGGAGATTATCAAGCGTGGTCCTTTCGATGTGAAGAATACGGGCGTAACAGCCGGCTGCATCATCGAGAGCATCGACGGAGAGGAGATTAAAGCCGGAATGGACTACTTCCCATTGCTCGACGGAAAGGTTGGCAAGAATGTACGACTCGGCATCAGAAACGCCAAGGGCAAGAAGCTGGAGGTTACGGTGAAGGCTATCTCTCAGGGCAACCTCAACAATCTGCTCTACAAGCGATGGGTAGACCGCAACCGCGCTTTCGTTGACAGCATTTCAGGCGGACGCATCGCTTATGTTCACGTTAAGGCGATGAATTCGGAGAGTTTCCGCACCGTTTACAGCGAACTGCTGAGCGACAAGAACCGAAACAGAGACGCTGTAATCGTAGACGAGCGCCATAATGGTGGCGGCTGGTTGCACGATGATCTCTGCACCCTACTCAACGGCAAGCAGTATCAGGAGTTTGTGCCTCACGGCAAGGTAGTTGGCCGCGATCCGTTCAACAAATGGGTGAAGCCATCTTGCGTCATGATCTGCGAGAACGATTACAGCAACGGTCATGGTTTCCCATGGGTTTACAAGGAACTCGGAATCGGCAAGCTGATCGGTGCTCCAGTAGCAGGAACCATGACAGCTGTATGGTGGGAAACGCTGATGGACAACACGCTGGTATTCGGTATTCCTCAGGTAGGCTGCCGCGACATGCGTGGCGTGTTCGGTGAGAATACCCAGCTGAACCCAGACATCGAGGTTTACAACAGTCCAGAAGATTTCATCAATGGCCATGATACCCAGCTCGAAAGAGCCGTAAAGGAAATGATGAAGAAATAA
- a CDS encoding pyridoxamine 5'-phosphate oxidase family protein gives MRKESRAMDSGWALEVMHKAPYITVSFIDEDGKPYGLPLSLASDDDVNWYFHGALEGKKLEAIKAHPEVCLSAVTRCTPTVGPKDGSFTLQFKSAIAFGKAEIVTEDAEKIHGLRLISERFLPQHMDAFDESIARSLSRTAVVRITLTEPPTGKRKQYDKEGVEMKYGRME, from the coding sequence ATGAGAAAGGAATCAAGAGCAATGGATAGTGGGTGGGCATTGGAAGTAATGCACAAGGCTCCGTATATAACTGTCAGTTTCATTGACGAAGACGGCAAGCCTTATGGTTTACCCCTGTCACTCGCATCAGATGATGATGTGAACTGGTATTTTCATGGTGCCTTGGAAGGCAAGAAGTTGGAGGCAATCAAGGCTCATCCTGAGGTTTGCCTTTCAGCCGTAACCCGTTGTACGCCTACGGTTGGTCCGAAAGACGGCAGTTTCACCCTGCAATTCAAATCAGCCATTGCATTCGGCAAGGCAGAAATCGTGACCGAGGATGCTGAGAAGATTCATGGTCTCCGACTAATCAGTGAACGTTTCCTTCCTCAACACATGGATGCTTTCGACGAGAGCATCGCCCGTTCCCTTTCACGCACGGCTGTAGTTCGCATCACACTTACTGAGCCACCAACCGGCAAGCGCAAGCAGTATGATAAGGAAGGCGTGGAGATGAAATATGGAAGAATGGAATAA
- a CDS encoding DNA alkylation repair protein — protein sequence MTSLQERLFAMQDKQYAAFQAKLTPGVPMESFIGIRVPVLRKFTKEFTKEADCEDFLHQLPHEYYDENMLHGLLISEVKDYEECIRLTDSFLPFVDNWAVCDIMSPKVFAKHKKELLAKIKTWSKSSHVYTCRFGIETLMSYYLDKDFKAEYLEIPASVRSEEYYVKMMIAWFFATALAKQWDATIPYIEQRRLAPWTHNKTIQKAIESYRITPEQKEYLRTLKIK from the coding sequence ATGACTTCACTTCAAGAAAGACTGTTCGCCATGCAGGATAAGCAGTATGCTGCTTTCCAGGCCAAACTGACACCGGGAGTGCCTATGGAAAGTTTCATAGGCATTCGTGTGCCCGTGCTTCGCAAGTTCACAAAAGAATTTACAAAGGAAGCAGATTGCGAGGATTTCCTTCATCAGCTTCCTCACGAATACTACGATGAGAACATGCTTCACGGTCTCCTCATTTCCGAGGTGAAGGACTACGAAGAATGCATTCGTCTTACAGACAGTTTCCTGCCTTTCGTGGACAACTGGGCAGTGTGCGACATCATGTCTCCGAAGGTGTTTGCCAAACACAAGAAGGAACTATTGGCAAAGATCAAGACTTGGAGTAAATCATCGCACGTTTATACTTGTCGCTTTGGAATAGAGACACTTATGTCTTATTACCTGGATAAAGACTTCAAGGCAGAATATCTTGAAATTCCTGCATCAGTAAGGAGCGAAGAGTATTACGTAAAAATGATGATAGCCTGGTTCTTCGCCACGGCTCTTGCCAAGCAATGGGACGCAACGATTCCCTACATCGAGCAACGCCGCCTTGCTCCATGGACGCACAACAAGACCATCCAGAAGGCCATCGAGAGCTACAGAATCACGCCCGAGCAGAAGGAATATCTGCGGACATTGAAGATAAAATAA
- a CDS encoding carboxymuconolactone decarboxylase family protein translates to MKKIVQTAGRTQLGEFAPEFAHLNDDILFGEVWSRNDLLSLRDRSLVTITSLISQGITDSSLKYHLQSAKNNGITRTEAAEIITHIAFYAGWPKAWAAFNLAKEVWNEDVKGDDAKAAFQREMIFPIGEPNTAYAKYFKGNSYLAQISDSQIPFFNVTFEPGCRNNWHTHYATKGGGQMLVGVAGRGWYQEEGKPAQEILPGTVIHIPANVKHWHGAAKDSWFAHLAFEIPGENSSNEWQEAVSDEEYNKIKNINKIYDFTSRKTVRHAG, encoded by the coding sequence ATGAAGAAAATAGTACAGACAGCAGGGCGCACCCAACTGGGTGAGTTTGCCCCAGAGTTCGCTCACCTCAACGACGACATCCTCTTCGGAGAAGTATGGAGCCGCAATGACCTGCTTTCATTGCGTGACCGCAGTTTGGTAACCATCACTTCGCTCATCAGTCAAGGAATCACCGACAGCTCGCTGAAATATCACCTGCAGTCAGCAAAGAACAATGGAATTACTCGCACGGAAGCGGCAGAGATCATCACCCACATCGCCTTCTACGCAGGTTGGCCAAAGGCCTGGGCTGCCTTCAATCTGGCAAAGGAGGTATGGAACGAAGATGTAAAAGGCGACGATGCGAAGGCTGCATTCCAGCGCGAGATGATCTTCCCTATCGGTGAGCCTAACACCGCTTATGCCAAGTACTTCAAGGGCAACAGTTATCTGGCACAAATATCCGATAGTCAGATACCTTTCTTCAACGTAACCTTTGAGCCTGGTTGCCGTAACAACTGGCATACGCACTACGCCACAAAGGGCGGCGGACAAATGCTGGTAGGTGTAGCCGGACGTGGCTGGTATCAGGAAGAAGGAAAGCCTGCGCAGGAAATCCTCCCCGGCACAGTCATCCATATTCCTGCCAACGTGAAGCATTGGCATGGTGCTGCAAAAGACAGCTGGTTTGCCCACCTCGCCTTTGAAATACCTGGCGAGAACAGCTCCAACGAGTGGCAGGAGGCTGTGAGCGATGAGGAATATAACAAGATAAAAAATATCAATAAGATTTATGACTTCACTTCAAGAAAGACTGTTCGCCATGCAGGATAA
- a CDS encoding MBL fold metallo-hydrolase: protein MARFQTYLKDSDVVVTIHRGIDQIGGCITEISTKTSRVFVDFGQNLPGCTVPTTPEQDEAQVRDIFAQNVKQHQAVLYTHAHEDHVGLFDLIPCDVPQYIGVGGQELMLAKYDLLKIAHEQEWKDSEEKSKILIDDEQKIRKIKDFHIWERTAPHTRPKSFMIGDIRITPFFNSHSIYDSYMFLIEADGKRIWHTGDYRDHGYLGKGLYPTLHRYASNIDLLITEGTTLKRGDLCIQESEVSRRMACVMSAFKYVIVLTSATDIERLASVKTAALKARKGLYYTGGMMGRAMRIFTHREAKSSKGLFAFHFKYVGEDDPKLGEMQKKGFVLVTGASHLDFVKKMCQGLSSSEVLLIYSAWDGYYKDPLQVKQNPAYRDFREAFPNVVDIHTSGHASRECIKKVIDIVKPKEVICIHKEAGAEL from the coding sequence ATGGCAAGATTTCAAACATATCTAAAAGATAGCGATGTTGTAGTTACGATTCATCGTGGAATAGACCAAATAGGTGGATGTATTACTGAAATATCAACGAAGACTTCTCGTGTCTTTGTGGATTTCGGTCAGAACTTGCCTGGTTGTACTGTTCCTACTACACCTGAGCAAGATGAAGCTCAGGTGCGTGACATCTTTGCGCAAAATGTTAAGCAGCACCAAGCGGTGTTATATACTCATGCACATGAAGATCATGTCGGCTTGTTTGACCTAATTCCTTGCGATGTGCCTCAATATATAGGAGTGGGAGGTCAAGAACTAATGCTTGCGAAGTATGACCTGTTGAAAATAGCTCATGAGCAAGAATGGAAAGATTCGGAAGAAAAAAGTAAGATATTGATAGATGATGAGCAGAAAATAAGGAAGATAAAAGATTTTCATATATGGGAGCGTACAGCACCGCATACTCGGCCAAAATCTTTTATGATAGGGGATATCCGTATCACTCCTTTTTTTAATAGCCATAGCATCTATGACTCCTATATGTTTCTTATCGAAGCTGACGGAAAACGCATATGGCATACTGGTGATTATCGTGACCATGGCTATCTTGGCAAAGGATTATATCCTACGCTTCATAGATATGCTTCTAATATAGACTTGCTTATCACAGAAGGAACTACACTGAAGCGTGGAGACCTTTGTATTCAAGAAAGTGAGGTGTCTAGACGTATGGCTTGTGTGATGAGTGCTTTCAAGTATGTGATAGTCTTGACTTCTGCCACGGATATTGAGAGATTGGCTAGTGTGAAAACGGCAGCTCTCAAAGCTCGTAAGGGACTATACTACACTGGTGGAATGATGGGCAGGGCGATGAGAATCTTTACACATCGAGAAGCAAAATCTTCAAAGGGCTTGTTTGCTTTTCACTTTAAGTATGTGGGGGAGGATGATCCTAAACTCGGTGAGATGCAAAAGAAAGGCTTTGTCTTGGTAACAGGGGCTAGCCATTTGGATTTTGTGAAGAAAATGTGTCAAGGATTATCTTCGTCAGAGGTTCTTCTCATCTATTCTGCTTGGGATGGTTATTACAAAGACCCATTGCAAGTAAAGCAAAATCCTGCTTACAGAGACTTTCGAGAGGCATTTCCCAATGTGGTGGATATTCATACCTCAGGACATGCTTCGAGAGAGTGCATCAAGAAAGTTATAGATATTGTTAAACCCAAGGAGGTCATCTGCATCCATAAGGAGGCTGGGGCTGAATTATAA
- a CDS encoding DUF1294 domain-containing protein, with amino-acid sequence MYFCSIGAWMGMKVWHHKTMHKKFKLKNEAYE; translated from the coding sequence TTGTATTTTTGCAGCATCGGGGCATGGATGGGAATGAAAGTCTGGCACCATAAGACAATGCACAAGAAATTCAAATTAAAGAACGAAGCATATGAGTAA
- the ftsY gene encoding signal recognition particle-docking protein FtsY, producing MGLFGLFSNKKKETLDKGLEKTKESVFGKLARAVAGKSTVDDDVLDDLEEVLITSDVGVETTVKIIRRIEERVARDKYVSTSELNRILREEIAILLSENHSDDLADWELPADHKPYVILVVGVNGVGKTTTIGKLAYQFKKAGKKVVLGAADTFRAAAVEQICIWGERVGVPVVKQQMGSDPASVAFDTLQSAKANGADVVLIDTAGRLHNKVNLMNELKKIKEVMKKVMPEAPDEVMLVLDGSTGQNAFEQAKQFSAVTNISSLAITKLDGTAKGGVVIGISDQLKVPVKYIGLGEGMEDLQLFNKTEFVDSLFKN from the coding sequence ATGGGATTATTCGGATTATTCAGCAACAAAAAGAAAGAAACTCTCGATAAGGGACTTGAAAAAACCAAGGAGAGTGTGTTTGGCAAACTGGCGCGCGCCGTTGCCGGAAAGTCTACCGTCGATGATGATGTGCTCGACGATCTCGAAGAGGTACTCATCACTTCAGACGTAGGTGTAGAAACCACGGTCAAGATTATCCGCCGCATCGAAGAACGTGTGGCCCGCGATAAATATGTTTCAACCAGCGAGCTCAATCGCATTCTGCGCGAGGAAATCGCCATTCTCCTCTCCGAGAATCACAGCGATGACCTGGCAGACTGGGAACTTCCTGCCGACCATAAGCCTTACGTTATCCTCGTAGTAGGCGTAAACGGCGTGGGCAAGACAACCACCATCGGCAAGCTGGCTTACCAGTTTAAGAAGGCTGGCAAGAAGGTTGTTCTGGGAGCTGCCGACACCTTCCGTGCCGCTGCCGTAGAGCAGATTTGCATCTGGGGCGAGCGCGTGGGTGTGCCTGTAGTGAAACAGCAGATGGGAAGCGACCCGGCAAGCGTGGCGTTCGACACCCTGCAGAGCGCCAAGGCAAACGGCGCCGACGTGGTGCTCATCGATACGGCAGGCCGACTGCACAACAAGGTGAACCTGATGAATGAGCTCAAGAAAATAAAGGAAGTGATGAAGAAGGTAATGCCTGAGGCACCAGACGAGGTAATGCTCGTGCTCGACGGAAGTACCGGACAGAATGCATTCGAGCAGGCTAAGCAGTTCTCTGCCGTTACCAACATCTCCTCGCTCGCCATCACCAAGCTCGACGGAACCGCTAAGGGCGGCGTTGTAATCGGCATCAGCGACCAGCTCAAGGTGCCTGTAAAATACATCGGACTAGGCGAAGGTATGGAAGATCTGCAGCTCTTCAACAAGACAGAATTCGTAGACTCGCTCTTTAAAAATTAG